The following proteins are encoded in a genomic region of Galbibacter sp. BG1:
- a CDS encoding electron transfer flavoprotein subunit beta/FixA family protein, with protein sequence MKILVCISHVPDTTSKINFTDGDTKFDTNGVQFVINPNDEFGLTRAMWFKEKQGASVTVVNVGEADTEPTLRKALAIGADEAIRINTKPTDGFYVAKQLAAIAKDFDLVIAGRESIDYNGGMVPGMLATLLDANFVNNCISLEVEGETATAIREIDGGKETLKTSFPLVIGGQKGLVEESDLKIPNMRGIMMARKKSLDVKEPVDSDNLTKAVTFEKPAPKGDIKLVSPDNLDELVDLLHHDAKVI encoded by the coding sequence ATGAAGATATTAGTGTGTATAAGCCACGTACCAGACACTACATCAAAAATAAATTTCACTGATGGAGACACCAAGTTTGATACAAATGGCGTGCAATTTGTTATAAATCCGAATGATGAATTTGGTTTAACACGTGCCATGTGGTTCAAAGAAAAACAAGGAGCAAGCGTAACTGTTGTAAATGTTGGAGAAGCAGATACAGAACCTACGCTTAGAAAAGCATTGGCCATTGGTGCCGATGAAGCGATAAGAATTAATACCAAACCTACCGATGGTTTTTACGTAGCCAAGCAATTAGCTGCCATTGCCAAAGATTTCGATTTGGTAATTGCCGGAAGGGAATCCATCGATTATAATGGTGGTATGGTTCCAGGAATGTTGGCAACCTTATTAGATGCCAATTTTGTGAACAACTGTATAAGCCTTGAAGTTGAAGGCGAAACAGCTACCGCTATTAGAGAAATCGACGGAGGTAAAGAAACCCTTAAAACCTCTTTCCCATTGGTAATTGGTGGACAAAAAGGATTGGTAGAAGAAAGCGATCTTAAAATACCGAACATGAGAGGTATTATGATGGCCCGTAAAAAGTCTTTAGATGTTAAAGAACCAGTAGATAGCGACAACCTAACGAAGGCGGTTACTTTCGAAAAACCAGCGCCCAAAGGAGATATTAAATTGGTTTCTCCAGATAATTTAGATGAGTTGGTAGACCTTTTACACCACGACGCAAAAGTAATTTAA
- a CDS encoding pyruvate dehydrogenase complex E1 component subunit beta, with the protein MKTIQFREAVCEAMSEEMRKDESIYLMGEEVAEYNGAYKASKGMLDEFGPERVLDTPISELGFAGIGVGSAMNGNRPIIEFMTFNFSLVGIDQIINNAAKIRQMSGGQLNCPIVFRGPTASAGQLGATHSQAFESWFANCPGLKVVVPSNPYDAKGLLKSAIRDDDPVIFMESEQMYGDKGEVPEDEYTIPLGVADIKREGNDVTIVSFGKIIKEAYKAADELEKDGISCEIIDLRTVRPMDHETILKSVKKTNRLVILEEAWPFGNVATEITYQVQSKAFDYLDAPIVKINTADTPAPYSPVLLEEWLPNSGDVIKAVKKVLYK; encoded by the coding sequence ATGAAAACAATTCAGTTTAGAGAAGCAGTATGCGAGGCGATGAGCGAGGAGATGCGTAAAGACGAGTCGATTTACTTAATGGGTGAAGAGGTTGCCGAATACAATGGTGCATACAAAGCTTCTAAAGGGATGTTGGACGAATTTGGTCCGGAGCGTGTGTTGGATACACCAATTTCTGAGCTTGGTTTTGCTGGAATCGGGGTGGGTTCTGCGATGAACGGTAACAGACCTATAATTGAGTTTATGACCTTTAATTTCTCACTGGTTGGGATCGATCAAATAATTAACAATGCGGCAAAGATTCGTCAAATGTCCGGCGGGCAGTTAAATTGTCCAATCGTCTTCCGTGGGCCAACGGCCTCTGCAGGCCAGCTTGGTGCTACACACTCACAGGCTTTCGAGAGTTGGTTTGCCAACTGTCCAGGGCTAAAGGTGGTGGTTCCGTCAAATCCATATGATGCAAAAGGACTTTTAAAATCTGCTATCCGCGATGACGATCCGGTTATTTTTATGGAGTCGGAGCAAATGTATGGAGACAAAGGCGAAGTGCCAGAAGATGAGTACACTATCCCATTAGGTGTTGCAGATATAAAAAGGGAAGGGAATGATGTAACCATCGTTTCTTTTGGTAAAATAATAAAAGAAGCATACAAAGCAGCCGATGAGCTTGAAAAAGATGGCATCAGTTGTGAAATTATAGATTTAAGAACGGTTAGACCTATGGATCATGAAACCATTCTAAAATCCGTTAAGAAAACAAACCGATTGGTAATTTTGGAAGAAGCATGGCCGTTCGGGAATGTTGCGACAGAAATCACTTACCAAGTGCAGTCTAAAGCTTTCGATTACCTAGATGCTCCCATTGTAAAGATAAATACAGCAGATACCCCAGCTCCTTATTCACCTGTTCTCCTAGAAGAATGGTTGCCAAATTCTGGAGATGTTATTAAAGCTGTTAAAAAAGTTTTATACAAATAA
- a CDS encoding bifunctional nuclease family protein, which produces MSLVKLNIKGISYSQTQNGAYALILNEVDGERKLPIVIGAFEAQSIAIALENEIKPPRPLTHDLFKSFADRFEIVVKQVIIHKLVDGVFYSSIICERDKIEEIIDARTSDAIALALRFNAPIFTYKNILDKAGIYLKFSPKEEKEQQEESIIVDEVLSSESAPKSETSYKTYSLQELYTMLDGAVNNEDYEKAAKIRDEISKREEK; this is translated from the coding sequence ATGAGTTTAGTAAAATTAAACATAAAAGGGATTTCTTACAGTCAAACTCAAAATGGCGCCTATGCCTTAATTTTGAACGAAGTGGATGGTGAGAGAAAACTCCCTATTGTAATTGGCGCATTTGAAGCACAATCTATTGCAATCGCACTGGAAAACGAAATAAAGCCTCCCAGACCCTTAACTCACGACCTTTTTAAAAGTTTTGCAGACCGATTTGAAATTGTGGTTAAACAAGTAATTATCCATAAATTGGTAGATGGGGTTTTCTATTCGAGTATTATTTGCGAGCGTGATAAAATTGAAGAAATAATAGATGCCAGGACAAGCGATGCCATTGCATTGGCACTTCGGTTTAACGCCCCCATTTTCACCTACAAGAATATTTTGGACAAAGCAGGGATTTATTTAAAATTCTCTCCCAAAGAAGAAAAAGAGCAACAGGAAGAAAGCATTATTGTTGACGAAGTTTTAAGCAGCGAATCGGCTCCAAAAAGTGAAACCTCCTACAAAACCTATTCCCTCCAAGAATTATACACCATGCTAGATGGCGCTGTGAATAATGAAGATTACGAGAAAGCAGCCAAGATAAGGGACGAAATCTCCAAAAGGGAAGAAAAATAA
- a CDS encoding electron transfer flavoprotein subunit alpha/FixB family protein, with amino-acid sequence MSVLVYTETENGKLKKTAFEVASYAKGIADMLGTSVTAVAVNAEDVSELGKYGVEKVLTVKNDKLNNFNAKAYADVLKQAATKESSKVVVVSSSANAKFMAPILAVNLNAGYASNVVALPESENPFKVKRTAFTNKAFNITEISTDVKLIGLSKNAFGLKESDGAATAEEFSPELNDADFSTEVTSVDKVTGQVTIADAEIVVSGGRGLKGPENWGMIEELADVLGAATACSKPVSDMGWRPHGEHVGQTGKPVASNLYIAVGISGAIQHLAGINASKVKVVINNDPEAPFFKAADYGVVGDAFEVVPQLIEKLKEFKANNA; translated from the coding sequence ATGTCTGTTCTTGTATATACCGAAACGGAAAACGGAAAACTTAAAAAAACTGCTTTTGAAGTAGCTTCCTATGCTAAAGGCATAGCAGATATGCTTGGAACAAGTGTTACTGCTGTTGCTGTAAATGCAGAAGATGTAAGTGAACTTGGAAAGTATGGTGTTGAAAAAGTGTTGACCGTTAAAAACGATAAACTAAACAATTTTAACGCAAAAGCCTATGCCGATGTGTTAAAACAAGCTGCAACCAAAGAAAGCAGTAAAGTAGTGGTGGTAAGCTCTAGCGCAAATGCTAAATTTATGGCTCCTATTTTGGCGGTAAATTTAAATGCCGGGTACGCTTCCAATGTGGTGGCTTTGCCAGAAAGCGAGAATCCATTTAAAGTAAAGCGCACTGCTTTTACCAATAAAGCTTTTAATATTACTGAAATTTCTACGGATGTAAAATTAATAGGATTATCTAAAAATGCTTTTGGACTGAAGGAAAGTGATGGCGCAGCCACTGCTGAAGAATTTTCTCCAGAATTAAATGATGCCGATTTTTCTACGGAAGTTACTTCGGTAGATAAAGTGACTGGACAAGTAACTATCGCCGATGCAGAAATTGTAGTTTCTGGTGGCCGAGGATTAAAAGGTCCAGAAAACTGGGGAATGATTGAAGAACTAGCTGATGTTTTAGGTGCTGCTACCGCTTGCTCCAAACCAGTTTCCGATATGGGCTGGAGACCACATGGTGAACACGTGGGGCAAACAGGGAAACCAGTGGCATCCAATCTCTACATTGCGGTTGGTATTTCTGGAGCCATTCAGCATTTAGCGGGAATCAACGCATCCAAAGTAAAAGTGGTAATTAATAACGACCCCGAAGCTCCTTTCTTTAAGGCGGCAGACTACGGTGTTGTTGGAGATGCCTTCGAGGTGGTTCCGCAGCTAATCGAAAAATTGAAAGAATTTAAAGCGAATAACGCATAA
- a CDS encoding NupC/NupG family nucleoside CNT transporter, whose protein sequence is MFKKLLLLLLSVFFTATLVAQDIEKEWKPQNESSIDRLEFNNGDFSFEKGKQKFSGSYIFQNNNLILYYDSPTDSLERFKINEVTDSTLVFGNKENAFSFIPGSETLKSGIISAEEKKELVPNQGFSFQSLWRGALGMFCLLLIAFLFSSNRKAINWKTVGIGLTAQLILAVGVLEISFVQKIFEWIGSIFVLVLDFTAAGSEFLLGDLMNTSSFGYIFLFQVLPTIIFFSALTSVLFYLGVIQVIVKGMATVLSKLLGISGAESLSVAGNIFLGQTEAPLMIKAYLERMTRSEILLVMVGGMATVAGGVLAAYIGFLGGDDPVLRLQFAKHLLAASVMAAPGAIVVSKMLYPQQEEVNTNVEVSSDKIGSNILDAIANGTTEGLKLAANVGAMLLVFIAFIAMMNYILNWIGDLTSLNSVLAENTPYESFSLESILGFIFAPLMWLIGVAKEDMMLMGQLLGIKLAASEFVGYVQLANLKDINSITHFTYNKSVIMATYMLCGFANFASIGIQIGGIGSLAPGQRKTLSEFGMKAVIGGSLASLLSATIAGMIIG, encoded by the coding sequence GTGTTTAAAAAGTTACTACTACTTCTACTTTCGGTTTTTTTTACGGCAACTTTGGTGGCTCAAGACATAGAAAAAGAATGGAAACCACAAAACGAATCGTCCATCGATCGTTTAGAATTTAACAATGGTGATTTCTCATTCGAAAAAGGAAAACAAAAATTTAGCGGAAGTTATATTTTCCAGAACAATAACCTTATTCTTTACTACGACTCGCCCACAGACAGCCTCGAAAGATTTAAGATCAATGAGGTAACCGACTCAACACTGGTTTTTGGCAATAAAGAGAATGCTTTTAGCTTTATTCCTGGCAGCGAAACCCTAAAAAGCGGAATTATTTCTGCGGAAGAAAAAAAAGAGCTCGTTCCCAACCAAGGCTTTAGTTTTCAAAGTTTATGGCGCGGGGCACTTGGCATGTTCTGTTTGTTGCTTATTGCTTTTCTGTTTAGCAGCAATAGAAAAGCCATTAACTGGAAAACCGTTGGTATTGGCTTAACAGCACAACTAATCCTTGCTGTAGGGGTTTTGGAAATATCCTTTGTGCAAAAGATTTTTGAATGGATTGGAAGCATTTTTGTATTGGTACTCGACTTTACCGCGGCAGGAAGCGAATTTCTACTTGGAGATTTAATGAATACTAGCAGCTTTGGGTATATCTTTTTATTCCAAGTTTTGCCAACCATTATTTTCTTTTCCGCCTTAACCTCCGTCCTATTCTATTTGGGCGTTATTCAGGTAATTGTAAAAGGTATGGCAACCGTACTTTCTAAACTTTTAGGAATTTCTGGAGCAGAAAGTTTATCGGTAGCCGGAAATATATTTTTGGGACAAACCGAAGCACCTCTTATGATAAAAGCCTATTTAGAACGTATGACCCGCTCTGAGATTTTATTGGTAATGGTGGGCGGTATGGCCACGGTGGCCGGTGGGGTTTTAGCGGCCTACATTGGTTTTTTGGGTGGCGACGATCCTGTTTTAAGGCTTCAATTTGCCAAGCATTTATTGGCAGCATCTGTAATGGCTGCGCCAGGTGCCATTGTGGTTTCTAAAATGCTATATCCGCAACAAGAAGAGGTTAATACCAATGTAGAAGTTTCTTCAGACAAAATAGGTTCGAACATTCTGGATGCCATTGCCAACGGAACCACCGAGGGTTTAAAACTGGCAGCCAATGTAGGGGCTATGCTTTTGGTTTTTATTGCCTTTATTGCAATGATGAATTATATTTTAAATTGGATCGGGGATCTTACCAGTTTAAACAGCGTACTTGCCGAAAACACCCCTTACGAATCCTTCTCCCTAGAATCGATTCTCGGGTTCATTTTTGCACCCTTAATGTGGTTAATAGGGGTTGCCAAAGAAGACATGATGTTAATGGGGCAGCTTTTGGGCATAAAACTAGCGGCTAGTGAATTTGTGGGCTATGTGCAATTGGCAAATCTTAAAGATATTAATAGCATTACCCATTTCACTTATAACAAATCGGTTATTATGGCTACTTACATGCTTTGTGGTTTTGCTAATTTTGCTTCCATAGGGATACAAATTGGAGGGATTGGTTCTTTGGCTCCCGGACAGCGTAAAACACTCTCGGAGTTTGGAATGAAAGCTGTAATTGGTGGTTCTTTGGCTTCACTCCTTTCTGCAACTATTGCTGGAATGATTATTGGATAA